In Myripristis murdjan chromosome 9, fMyrMur1.1, whole genome shotgun sequence, the following proteins share a genomic window:
- the LOC115365493 gene encoding C-C motif chemokine 21-like: MAARVALLLLLAVICIGFAAAEIPADCCLSVTDKRIPRNLVESFEVQEAGQGCDISATLFITKKVGKRLCAPHPSLSKWVRDLINRLTPKQ, translated from the exons ATGGCAGCTCGAGTGGCACTTCTCCTTTTGCTTGCAGTCATCTGCATCGGGTTTGCGGCAG cggAGATCCCTGCGGACTGCTGTCTGTCCGTCACGGACAAGCGCATCCCTCGCAACTTAGTGGAGTCCTTTGAAGTCCAGGAAGCTGGTCAAGGATGTGATATAAGCGCTACTCT GTTCATCACAAAGAAAGTTGGAAAGAGGCTGTGTGCCCCCCATCCCAGCTTGAGCAAATGGGTGCGAGACCTCATCAACCGCCTGACGCCCAAACAGTAA